In one Cellulomonas sp. JZ18 genomic region, the following are encoded:
- a CDS encoding putative protein N(5)-glutamine methyltransferase, whose protein sequence is MTSSAGRGTAPGPDPLVARLRAAGCVFAEEEADLLRAAAGEGGDLDALTDRRVAGEPLETVLGWVAFAGRRVAVGPGVFVPRRRTELLARTAVRLARDSGPAPVVVELCCGVAAVATVVAQDVPGARVHAADVDPAAVRWAAVNLAGRGTVTAGDLFDALPPDLRGGVDVLVANAPYVPSDAVATMPVESRAYEPRVAVDGGADGVDVQRRLLAGAEAWVRPGGHAAVETGEQQAPVTAAAFPPGWDVRVLRDEDVDATVVVGRRPG, encoded by the coding sequence ATGACCTCCTCCGCCGGCCGCGGCACGGCACCCGGTCCGGACCCGCTCGTCGCGCGCCTGCGGGCGGCGGGCTGCGTGTTCGCCGAGGAGGAGGCGGACCTGCTGCGCGCCGCGGCCGGCGAGGGCGGGGACCTCGACGCGCTCACCGACCGCCGCGTCGCCGGTGAGCCGCTCGAGACCGTGCTCGGCTGGGTCGCGTTCGCCGGACGCCGGGTGGCCGTGGGCCCGGGCGTGTTCGTCCCGCGCCGGCGCACCGAGCTGCTGGCCCGCACGGCGGTGCGGCTCGCGCGCGACTCGGGGCCGGCCCCCGTCGTGGTCGAGCTGTGCTGCGGCGTCGCGGCGGTCGCGACGGTCGTCGCGCAGGACGTCCCCGGAGCGCGCGTGCACGCGGCGGACGTCGACCCGGCCGCCGTGCGCTGGGCGGCCGTGAACCTGGCGGGGCGCGGGACGGTCACCGCCGGCGACCTGTTCGACGCCCTGCCGCCGGACCTGCGCGGCGGGGTCGACGTGCTCGTGGCGAACGCCCCGTACGTGCCGAGCGACGCGGTCGCGACGATGCCCGTCGAGTCGCGCGCGTACGAGCCCCGTGTCGCGGTCGACGGCGGGGCCGACGGCGTCGACGTCCAGCGCCGGCTCCTCGCGGGCGCCGAGGCGTGGGTGCGCCCCGGCGGGCACGCGGCCGTGGAGACCGGCGAGCAGCAGGCGCCGGTGACGGCCGCGGCCTTCCCGCCGGGCTGGGACGTCCGCGTGCTGCGCGACGAGGACGTCGACGCGACGGTCGTCGTCGGTCGGCGCCCCGGCTGA
- a CDS encoding Re/Si-specific NAD(P)(+) transhydrogenase subunit alpha yields MRIGVPREHRPGERLVAATPRTVAALRDLGYDVVVETGAGAGATFGDDAYVAAGARVVDAAEVWGSDVVTAVHGPRERDLDAMRPGGTVVAMMAPQLDPGVADRLAARKLTGLALDAVPRISRAQALDVLSTLSNVAGYRAVIEAAEEFGGMFTGQVTAAGTTPPARVFVIGAGVAGLAAIGTAVSLGAQVRAFDVRPEAAEQIESMGAQVVRAEGAAQEVSADGYARRLTPEQERLTAEMYAEQTAWADVVVTTALVRGTAPRTITAGMVAAMRPGSVIVDLAASGGGNCALTVPGERVVSGNGVVVLGWTDLPSRMPQHTSQLFGTNVVHLVALLTPGRDGVLTLDLEDPVQRGLTVAHDGAVLWPPPPVAVSAAPAPAAATPVETPEQAAARAAAAAEDARRRARRRSVLYGLGAVLAALALTVAPASFVGHATVFALAVVVGYYVISHVSHALHTPLMATTNAISGIILVGALLQIGDDSWVVTTLAFVAATVAAINIFGGFLVANRMITMFRKEA; encoded by the coding sequence ATGAGGATCGGCGTCCCCCGCGAGCACCGACCCGGGGAGCGGCTCGTCGCCGCCACGCCGCGCACGGTCGCCGCCCTGCGCGACCTGGGGTACGACGTCGTCGTCGAGACCGGCGCCGGGGCGGGCGCGACGTTCGGCGACGACGCGTACGTCGCGGCCGGCGCGCGCGTGGTCGACGCGGCCGAGGTGTGGGGCAGCGACGTGGTCACCGCGGTGCACGGGCCGCGCGAGCGGGACCTCGACGCGATGCGACCGGGCGGCACGGTCGTCGCGATGATGGCGCCGCAGCTCGACCCGGGCGTCGCGGACCGCCTCGCGGCGCGCAAGCTCACGGGCCTGGCGCTCGACGCGGTGCCGCGGATCTCGCGCGCGCAGGCGCTCGACGTGCTCTCGACGTTGTCCAACGTCGCCGGGTACCGGGCCGTCATCGAGGCGGCCGAGGAGTTCGGCGGGATGTTCACGGGCCAGGTGACGGCCGCCGGCACGACACCGCCCGCGCGCGTGTTCGTCATCGGGGCCGGCGTCGCGGGTCTCGCGGCGATCGGCACGGCCGTGAGCCTCGGTGCGCAGGTGCGCGCCTTCGACGTCCGCCCCGAGGCCGCGGAGCAGATCGAGTCGATGGGTGCCCAGGTCGTGCGCGCCGAGGGCGCCGCGCAGGAGGTGTCCGCCGACGGGTACGCGCGCAGGCTCACGCCCGAGCAGGAGCGCCTGACCGCCGAGATGTACGCCGAGCAGACCGCGTGGGCGGACGTCGTCGTGACGACGGCGCTCGTGCGGGGGACGGCGCCGCGCACGATCACCGCCGGGATGGTGGCGGCGATGCGGCCGGGGTCGGTGATCGTCGACCTCGCCGCGTCGGGCGGCGGCAACTGCGCGCTGACGGTGCCCGGGGAGCGGGTGGTCAGCGGGAACGGTGTCGTCGTGCTCGGCTGGACGGACCTGCCCAGCCGCATGCCGCAGCACACGTCCCAGCTGTTCGGCACGAACGTCGTGCACCTCGTGGCGCTGCTGACGCCCGGCAGGGACGGCGTCCTCACGCTGGACCTCGAGGACCCGGTGCAGCGCGGGCTGACCGTCGCGCACGACGGTGCGGTGCTGTGGCCGCCGCCCCCCGTGGCGGTGTCGGCGGCCCCGGCACCCGCCGCCGCGACGCCCGTCGAGACGCCCGAGCAGGCCGCCGCCCGCGCGGCGGCCGCCGCCGAGGACGCGCGCCGGCGCGCCCGGCGCCGCAGCGTGCTCTACGGGCTGGGGGCCGTGCTCGCGGCGCTCGCGCTCACGGTGGCCCCGGCGTCGTTCGTCGGCCACGCGACCGTGTTCGCGCTCGCGGTCGTCGTCGGCTACTACGTCATCTCGCACGTGAGCCACGCGCTGCACACGCCGCTCATGGCGACCACGAACGCCATCAGCGGGATCATCCTCGTCGGCGCGCTGCTGCAGATCGGGGACGACTCCTGGGTGGTCACCACCCTCGCGTTCGTCGCGGCCACGGTCGCGGCGATCAACATCTTCGGCGGCTTCCTCGTCGCGAACCGCATGATCACCATGTTCCGCAAGGAGGCCTGA
- a CDS encoding endo-1,4-beta-xylanase: MARTAEHGPRGTHSLLVTGRTNPWDGAAVDVTDAFEPGTSYTIGLWLRLPAGAAPADLRVSVQRDTGGTSSYDTVTTVAGVTGDAWTQVLGTYVPGEFDTASLYVESTSSLTDLLVDDVLVSGVRHTPDLSLPSVAEALADDFPFGIAVEPVDLLGGRGDLLAHHAAQITPGNQLKPDAVQPTEGTFTFDAADRLLDWAVAHGVRVYGHTLLWHQQTPAWFFQRPDGTPLSTSADDQALLRDRLRAHVEAVADHLRDRYGEFGTPGNPVFAFDVVNEVVDETQPDGMRRSEWYRVLGPSYVADAFRYARDAFGPQVQLFVNDYNTEYPDKRAPYLRLVTDLLAQGVPVDGVGHQLHVEVGRSIAMAEATITAFEALGVRQAVTELDVSTYRHAGESWATPPADRLLEQGYYYRDLLAMLRRHAAALESVTVWGLEDSRTWLRAGRRRCCSTGRCRPSRRTGGSSTRRGSGRRRPPRRPPRRPPRRPRRPRGPRRPPRRPPRPRSRRHPARP, translated from the coding sequence GTGGCGCGCACCGCCGAGCACGGCCCGCGCGGCACGCACAGCCTGCTCGTCACCGGCCGCACGAACCCCTGGGACGGCGCCGCCGTCGACGTCACCGACGCGTTCGAGCCGGGCACCTCGTACACGATCGGGCTCTGGCTGCGCCTGCCGGCGGGGGCGGCGCCGGCGGACCTGCGTGTGTCCGTCCAGCGCGACACCGGCGGCACGTCGTCGTACGACACGGTCACCACCGTCGCCGGGGTGACGGGCGACGCGTGGACGCAGGTGCTCGGCACCTACGTGCCGGGGGAGTTCGACACCGCGTCCCTCTACGTCGAGTCGACGTCCTCGCTCACCGACCTGCTGGTCGACGACGTCCTCGTCAGCGGGGTCCGCCACACGCCCGACCTGTCGCTGCCGTCGGTCGCGGAGGCGCTCGCGGACGACTTCCCGTTCGGCATCGCGGTCGAGCCGGTCGACCTGCTGGGCGGCCGCGGGGACCTGCTCGCGCACCACGCGGCCCAGATCACCCCGGGCAACCAGCTCAAGCCCGACGCGGTCCAGCCCACCGAGGGCACGTTCACGTTCGACGCCGCCGACCGGCTGCTCGACTGGGCCGTCGCGCACGGCGTGCGCGTGTACGGGCACACGCTGCTGTGGCACCAGCAGACGCCCGCGTGGTTCTTCCAGCGGCCCGACGGCACGCCGCTGAGCACCTCCGCCGACGACCAGGCCCTGCTCCGGGACCGGCTGCGCGCCCACGTCGAGGCCGTCGCCGACCACCTGCGGGACCGCTACGGCGAGTTCGGCACCCCCGGCAACCCGGTGTTCGCGTTCGACGTGGTCAACGAGGTGGTCGACGAGACGCAGCCTGACGGGATGCGGCGCAGCGAGTGGTACCGCGTGCTCGGGCCGTCGTACGTGGCTGACGCCTTCCGGTACGCGCGGGACGCGTTCGGACCGCAGGTGCAGCTGTTCGTCAACGACTACAACACCGAGTACCCCGACAAGCGCGCGCCGTACCTGCGGCTCGTCACGGACCTGCTCGCGCAGGGCGTGCCCGTCGACGGGGTCGGCCACCAGCTGCACGTCGAGGTCGGGCGGTCGATCGCGATGGCGGAGGCGACGATCACCGCGTTCGAGGCGCTGGGCGTGCGGCAGGCCGTCACCGAGCTCGACGTGTCGACGTACCGGCACGCCGGCGAGTCGTGGGCCACGCCGCCCGCCGACCGGCTGCTCGAGCAGGGGTACTACTACCGCGACCTGCTGGCGATGCTGCGCCGGCACGCGGCGGCGCTGGAGTCGGTCACGGTGTGGGGGCTCGAGGACAGCCGGACGTGGCTGCGGGCGGGGCGGCGCCGCTGCTGTTCGACGGGGCGCTGCAGGCCAAGCCGGCGTACTGGGGGCTCGTCGACCCGTCGCGGATCGGGTCGACGCCGACCCCCACGCCGACCCCCACGCCGACCGCCACGCCGACCGCGACGCCCACGCGGACCGCGACGCCCACCCCGACGGCCACCACGACCCCGATCCCGCCGCCACCCAGCCCGTCCGTGA
- a CDS encoding cellulose binding domain-containing protein codes for MTTPPPRPQFAACRVAWQTHSWQAGYTALLRVTVIGGSVDGWTLRFTTPRSDQRLVQGWSATWWQTGMDISAQDAGWNARIPSGGSVDIGFNGSHQGEVGRPNAFVLNGVVCEQV; via the coding sequence GTGACGACACCGCCGCCGCGGCCGCAGTTCGCCGCGTGCCGCGTCGCCTGGCAGACGCACAGCTGGCAGGCCGGGTACACGGCCCTGCTCCGGGTCACCGTGATCGGCGGCTCGGTCGACGGCTGGACCCTGCGCTTCACGACGCCGCGCAGCGACCAGCGGCTCGTGCAGGGGTGGAGCGCGACCTGGTGGCAGACGGGGATGGACATCTCCGCGCAGGACGCCGGCTGGAACGCGCGCATCCCGTCCGGCGGCTCCGTCGACATCGGCTTCAACGGCAGCCACCAGGGCGAGGTGGGCCGCCCGAACGCCTTCGTGCTCAACGGGGTGGTCTGCGAGCAGGTCTGA